The genomic DNA TGCCTTTGACCTTCTCCCTGTTGGCCTCCTGGGACATCTCCTTCAAGTTGACCTTCGTCTGGGAGCCAGACGAGCTCATCAGCTTCTGCAGAGTGGGCTTCAGctctgcctccttctcttccagggCCTTTGCCATTTCACTGGCTTTTAAGATCCTGGATGTTACAGCAGCAGCCTTCAAATTAAGCCATCTGTGCAAGCGCTTCTTCTTCTTTGGCATCTGTAAAAAAGTGAAAAGCTATTAAGTAAGGAAGAAAAACAATGCGTCAGCAGTACTAGTCTTCATAAAGCTACATTATATTTCACTTCTCAAGTGTAGGTAATCATTTAACACCATCATGCCcatgtctttatatagggtgaatacAGGTAAACAACTCTTAAtacaaaaaaggaaaacatttggaatgccatattgtgttattgtgtgtattTTGTCAGTACAGGAACATGGTAATCCAAGTATAGCATTAGAGGACAGTTTGATTGATGACCATGAAATATGACATTATAGTGACTTTTATTGAATCATGATTCGGACAGTGACTTTCCGAACCATGGACATTAGAAAACATTCACAGTAACAAGAGTAGAGGGAATCAAGTGTTGTCTCTGATCACTGTTAAATGATAAACTGTCCTTTTTACACTTTTGACACTTCCGGTAGATTCCTTCAGAAAAGACATCTAGTTTACTGCGAACAGTAGTCTGCGGCGTCATTCACCAGCAAAATGCGATTACGCGTCACTTCATAGCTGATCTCAAAGCACATGTTATAAGACATTTTAAATTTTGTCCTTCTATTTGTTTTTCTAACTTGGCCATTTCATTGAATCAAGGTTAACAGGAAGTGCCAATAGTGGTTTCCGACTAGCTGCTAAAAGTTACAATGGAAAAAACGTTCCACCCAGAACGTTCAGATTTCTGTGCATTCCTAAAGAACTTTCGACCACTTGATATTTCtccaaatttgtatttttttctatgTTGACCAGAGAtgccttattttgaagaaaacaacctaaTCTGTCGTTTAAGATGTGTCTCCTCGTGGTTTTTCCCTTCTATCCAAGGTGGCAAACAAGAACAATGTTAAAGGTTTGATGGCCTATCCATTGCTAGCCTGCACCTATGTAGAGCTTGCAAAGACAAATCCTTAGTAGCTGCTAGGTTGCACCAAACACGCatacaaaaatgtataaaatataGTGCTAAACTTAACACGCGAATGAAAGGCaagaatacatgttttgtatcGCCGATGTAGGTAGGCTCTTATTACTTACTGTCAAAATCAAATTTTAAAGCTGAGGTCGGCAGGAGTCTCGTGAGTTGTTTTCTTGACGTCTTCAGTAGTGGGTAAAATTAAATTGTGATCATTAGTCGGATCATTGTCTTACATTAGtgccaaagagtatagaagcacaGTTTTAACCTCGAGGAATAATCACTAAAGAGTTTAGAAGACTTGTATACTCTTTGTAATCGTAGGAACGGTTGTTGGAACACCAACAGATAGaaaatcaggaaatgacgtaCGTGAATTTAGAGCTTGCACGTAACATCTTCCAACTACTGTGGATGACTGATCCTCTCATCTTTTTCCACCTCTTTGTATTTCTTTTGCACCTTTACATCGGGGCAACTGTATTTCTTGAAAATAACTTGAAAATAAGTGAACCATGCCTTTCTTTTTACTTGTCTCGCCTTTACTCTTGTTCGTTCTTTATTTGCACATCATAATAATGTCAAGAAATACCATTATTAACACAATTATGGCAAATACACAGTTTACATGTATTTGCTTAGCATACTTTTGTCCATAGCAACGTATACATACTGCACATTAATGCAGCACATGGACTAGAAGAGCACAGTTGGAACAGTAGGTTATTACAATGATTAGTACCAAGGAATACGGTTAGCAAGACAGTGCAACAATAGCATCATCCTAACTATGGATCTCATCTCAACAGTAGCAGTATCAACTataatattgtttattattatattagatAATATTGCATACTTCCGCAGACATTTTCTTGATTATTTTATGCATACTGTTGAGGTAACTGACATTTGCCCATTATTACTGTCATTATGTTATTACTGAATGCAAGTGTAGGAATTGGAATGTGTTGCACTGGGGAACTGAATTAGTGACAAACACTTGACCAAGCAGATGGCAACCACGGCACTCCTGTGTAGCATGCTCGTACAGCATAAGCATCATCAGTGCTCATTGATAGTTCAAGTTTAAAGTTAAAAGAAAGCTAAGAAAATTACAACAAGTTTAACCTACTCCCTTTGGTTGTGCGGCCAATGAAATGTATGTCATTTCAATTTACATTACGTTTAGCTATACGTTTCTTTGTGTAGTGTGTAAATTAATATGTTTTATGTCTTTTTATTTCTCACGGCAAAACAAGaccttgtgtgtgttgtacataCAATAAATTGCCAGTAAAAGGAATTCTCAAGTTGTCATTGAACTGGGGGGAGCTACATGATGCATCTTTTTATTTTAACACTGAGTGGCACTACAGTAGCACTAACTAAATCATCTGCACAATTATTTAAACAATGTACGAGTTTGGTTATCAAAGTGAATCAAATTTGCAGTTGGATGGTaactatatatataaaaaaaatacagaactACAACAAAAGTAAACTTCCCCCTCAAAACTGAATTGCTTCGAAAAACTATTTTCTACATTGGGTTGATAAGAAACAAATTATTTCAAAAAGTGACTTTTGTATAATAATATATCAACTTGTACCCTCTACTGCAAGTCAATTTCTCCCACAGCACTTGCTTCTTATTGCAGTTAAGCATATAGTGCACATCAGTTAGACCCAGTTAATATGTTCACGGAACTCCTTGCCAAGCCAGTCTAACCCATTGTTAGTTCTATCTTTCATTTTTGAATGCGGGAAAAGTATAATACACTTATGTATCAAATTCTGTACCCGATAATTATGGCATTTAACACAATGAACAATCTttttgtttatgatttgtatGGAATCTGGTTGACTTCATGTTTCTCTTCGAACCTTCTTCTTCTGGGTCAGATTTGGAGCCTCTAGGATCGGATTACTGTGAAGAAACCAGTAAAACATGACGTTATCATCATCATAACATTAGTATTTAAATCAGTTGTAGCTCTTCACTATAGGTATAACAACTGGACTGATTATATAATTGACAACAAATCTTCCAACCATGTTACACATTTCAAACTGCACTAACCCTAAAATAAATATTAGTTTCAATCAACCACATGCAGAAGTTGCTCAACCACGGATAAAATATTTTTTCCAAATTAGGATTAAGTATCTAAATGGAGTCTAACTTGCTGTGTTACATAAAATAATCTTCTTTTCCCCCAGCGGTAGCTCACAAACACATGTTTCTGTGTAATGGAAGGGGTTGGGGGGAACATCAAATAATTTTTGTAGTTCACAAGCTAGAACATTTCTACAAAACATGACCTAAACAAATGCTACCCAACCATCTAGAAAATATGACTACAGCATATTCCTCTCTTAAAATCAAGTGTATGTACCCAGTGTGtgcagagacagtcagagagggaggagagcaggccaCAGGGGGCAGGATCGAGGAGGCCACGTAAGGGTTTGACAGCACAAGAGGAGTAGGAAGGGAGTTGTGGGTCAACACTGCTGTAGCTGTGTCGTCGTTAGTAGTTACCACAGAGTATCCACCTGCAGATCAGAGGTGgcagacaggaaatgacatcactgGGCCTCGTTGTCGTTTTTGTTCGAAAAAGGAATTTCAAAAGACGGTGTTTCCCAGAGAAGATTCGTCAACACGCCTGGCTCGCAGACAGTTGATCTCCGTAACCACCTGGAGGAAGAGCTTCCATTTAGAACTACGTACAAAAAAAAAGCCATCCAAGAAAAAACAACACGGGTCACACTGCACTGACAGTGAAAGGAGGTTTGTGCGCACCTGCTGTTTGGCCAACAGGAGCTGCTGAACTTTGGTGAAGGCAGCCTGCAGTGAGCAGCGGGCCTGGATGAGAGAAGTGTCCAAGGCCAGCATGGACCGGCTCAGCTCCTCTTCCTTCAGAGACACGGCCAACAGCTGACCCACCTGGCCCGAGTCTGCTGCACAAAGCACAGTTCATCAGAGTACAGCCACAGGGGACAGTCATGCGCTGGTCAAGACAGATGCAGCTGGTGCCGATTACAGCCTGAATACAAAGACAACTACCGTATTTTCCGGACTATAAGTCACACCTTTTTTCCCTAGTTTGGCTGGTCCTGCGACTTATAGTCAGGTGCAacttatatataaatatatatataatttaacatgtttttaaatgttaattcataCAGACTGACATGAACCAATGAGTTCAATGGATTCAGTGATGTGGAATGAGATTGGGAGTTTAGCGAAAACTCTCTTATCGGTATCTTGCTTGTTGGACTCGCTAGTTTGTTATGTTAATTTAGCCTATTCAGCCTTCCAGGTATGTTTTTTATGCTATTGTGTAGCTGAATAACTGTTAATGTGTTACGTTAATATACCGGACACCTATTCatcctgttgttctgtgtgctatTGTGTAGTTGAACAACTTGCCTTtccagattaaatgtctgtttaaACATTCTACGGACAGGTTAACATACCACTCTTTAGTTTCACTTTCTGCCTTTTCCTGCTGTGGTCAGCAGATACACCAGGTAATCCGCTATCCTGTAGCAAACAGGCAaaaactgttgttgttgtaaatgtTGCTGGGGGGATTtaacatgtaaatgtacacaaacatacatatcaatgtatttttctctctatttttatatatacacacagagtATGTAACAACACCATCCTGCTCACAGTGTtacacctcttcctcttctcagcTCTGTGGACCACTTCTCCATTGTGGCCATGACACAAGTTAGGGtcctccagagagacaggggaccCTGACGCTACTCTGGGCTGTTTCACCCTCTGGGTCCtgagcgctctctctctgtcaggtgaaacctgggctgggggaggggatgggccATGGAGCCCAGGCAGGGGAAGGTCCTCGTCAACACCCAAGCCCTCTGGGTTGGAGAGATGTACCAGCTCGATCCCAAACCTGGAACAAgatttaaagaaaaaaacaaaatacatttcttttgtttttgttcactTAGTTTGTCAATGGTTCAGTGCAGCCCTATGAATGCCTCTGAGCCAAAAGTGACTTGTTCACCTGGGCATGCCTTTGACCTGCTCCCTGTTGGCCTCCTGGGACATCTCCTTTAAGTTGACCTTCGTCTGGGAGCCAGATGAGATCATCAGCTTCTGCAGAGTGGGCTTCAGCTccgcctccttctcttccagggCCTTTGCCATTTCGCTGGCTTTCAAGATCCTGCGTGCTACAGCAGCAGCCTTAAGATGAAGCCCTTTGCGCCAGTTCTTTTTCCTTGGCATCTGAAAAACAGGGAAAAGCTATTAAGGAAGAAAAACAACACGTCAGCAGTATTAGTCTTTCCTAAAGCTACATTAGAATATTTCACTTTATCCATATTTTTCTGAAAATAAACCGCTTTAAGtataaaccgcaccccaccagaatgggagctttgtgtttgtaaatctgaggaTAAGCCACGCTGGAATATAGGTCGCACTTGATATGGGAACAAtgaagcaatgcacgagtataggcgatctgACAGCATGCCGTTGTGTCACACACTTtagtggatagtatgtccagaaatgtttcgtGTATTGtataaatattacaaacatttattttacagTCAATGTTTATTAGCAATTAAATCACCAATGCTGGCAACTGTCCGAGTTTGGGGAGCATAAAAAAACATGGGTAGCCTACTTCATCCATGTTCTCAACTTTACTTGGTGGGAAATTGTGTTCTCTTATTATCCCATGGACCAATGATTTTAAAATCCTGTATGCCTACTTTTTCCTCCCAGCCATCAGGTAATTTCTGTCCAACATCTGTTCGGGCTCTGATAGATAAATTGTTCCTCTTCAGAAAGCGGAAACACCAAGATGGGCTAGACGTAAAATCTCTATGTCCCATTTCCTTTGCCATTACACTGGCTTTTAGTCGAATAGCTACCGTACTCCCGGTTCTCCCGGCATCTTGCTGGGCTGTGATCCAGGAAGCCATATTCTTCTCTAAATCAGGCCAGCGGCACCGTTGACCTCGACCAGCGGCTTTGGCAGTGGTTTTCTGCTTTTTCAGGTCATCTTCGCGTAGTCTCCACTCACGAACCTGTCTTTCATGTACTCCATGTTCTCTTCCTGCGGCACGGTTTCCTTTATGTTTCGCAAGTTCAACTACCTCCAGCTTCTTGGAATTTGTATAAGATCTTCTAGAAGATGATAGCGCAGCTACAGATTTATTGCAAGgcattttttatatttaaactTTTCTTTTAACACGAGGGAATGTGAATACAAAGTGACTGCTAGTCTGCAGTAAGTAGTGATGAGTTGTTGGAttcaaggactcgggagtacagtcctctcaaagagtgattggTTCctttttctcgtggccgcgcatcgggaGTTTTACATAGGCTCATTCAGGCTCGAGGAAACaaaaatgattcgttcatttcccgaccgGGTCTTCGGATCCTTTTGTTCATTCATCCTTGaatgaacgagattcaaagaaccgttAAGTCCGTAAAATGTTACTATAAAACTTCCAGCAGTGACTGCGGACAACCAAAACTAGCCTATTTCACGGCAGGCTGGAAATGGCAGAGCGAGTGAAACGAAACGTCTGCATTAATTTGTTCCGTCTTTATTTACACGGACATGGCTAAAATTGCATGGTCTTATTGACAATAAAGTTGACTTTGACATTAAAGGGCAGTTTGATTGATGACCATAAAATATGATATTAGTGACTTTTATTAAATCATGATTCGTACTATAGCCATATGGATATAGAAATTGGTTCAGCATCAATCTGCATTAAAACATTCACAGTAATAAGAGTTGAGGAAATCAAGTGTTATCTCTGCTCACTGTTAAATGTTTAACTGTCCTTGTTATACTTTTACTGATCCTACAGATCCTCAGAAAATACATCTCGTTTATTGCAAACAGTCTGCGACGTTGTCTAtaacagtggttcccaaccctggtccttaaAGCACCCTGTCATacctgttttagatgtttccctgctccaacacacctgattcaaatgaatggtcataagaaGGCTTCTGCacagctggataacgacccattcatttgaatcaggtgttttggaggagggaaacatctaaaacatgcaggacaggccagtgccctgaggaccagggttgggaaccactggtctagaATGATTCACCCACAATGCGATTTGGCGTCACTTCATAGCAGATATCAAAGCACATGTGATGGCCAGCCACATTTTTAACTTCGTCCTTCTATTTGTTTTTCTAACTTGGCCATTTCACTCAGTTTACAGGAAGTGTCAACAGTGGTTTGTTGACTAGAGATAGCCTGcgttattttgaagaaaacaacccaATCTTTCGTTTACGATGTCTCCTCGTGGTTTTGCCTTTATCAAAGGTAGCACGCAAGAAAGGTTTGATGGCTTATCCATTGCTAGCCTCAAATACACACTGTAGCCGATGTAGAGCTATGAGAACTCATAGTAGCTGCTAGCGGATAAAATCCTGTCTAAAATAAAGTGCTAAACTTATCATGCAAATGCAAGAACAAATGTTTTGTCTCACCGTTGTAGGTAGGCTCTTATTACTTACTGTCAAAATCTAATTTCAAAGGTGAGGGCGGCAGGAGACGTTTTCTTGACGTCTTCAGTagctagtagtaggctactgttgaatTAAATTGTGTTCTTCTCTTGCGTTAGTGACAAAGACTATAGAAGCACAGTTTTAACCTCAAGGAATAATTGTCAGAGTTTAGAAGACTTGTATAGCCTACTCTTTGTAATCGTGGTACCGGTTGTTGGAACACCACCGGATAGAAAATCAGGAAATTACGTAGCTACCTGAATGTAGAGCGTCCACGTAACATCTTCCAACTACCGTGGATGAATACAGCACAAAAACAACTATACAGCACAATTCAGGTAACTACACAGTTCacatgtttttgtttagcaCACTTTTGTCCATGCGAACGTATACATACTGCACACTAGTGCAGCACATGGACTAGAAAGGCACAGTTGAAACAGTAGGCTATTACAGTGATTAGTACCAAGGAATAAGGTTAGCAAGACAGTGCAAAAATTGCATCATCCTAACTATGGATCTCATCACAACAGTTAGTATCAACTataatattgtttattattatattagatAATATTGCATAATTCCACAGATAAGCCAGTGGAACAACATTATCATATGATGCATCTTTTTATTTTCAGTATTTTTTTTCCATCAAATTTCAACAAACATAGAAATATCATTGCAATTTATCAATAAACAGAAATCTTTTTGAAAATCATATTCTACGGACAGGTATAAATACATTGACTGGATCATCTCAATAATCATTCATTACAAAGACAATTATGTATGCAGCTACACCAGAACATCTCCATGATGACTCATCTAGTCTACAAAGATGGGCAAAAAAATACAGTGCCTCCGATCAACATCTTGCCGCACTTAGTCTTCTTACCGACTCGAGGTCTACTCCATACACATACAGTCCTTGCGATTTCAACAGAAG from Hypomesus transpacificus isolate Combined female unplaced genomic scaffold, fHypTra1 scaffold_124, whole genome shotgun sequence includes the following:
- the LOC124488093 gene encoding zinc finger protein 106-like isoform X4, encoding MPRKKNWRKGLHLKAAAVARRILKASEMAKALEEKEAELKPTLQKLMISSGSQTKVNLKEMSQEANREQVKGMPRFGIELVHLSNPEGLGVDEDLPLPGLHGPSPPPAQVSPDRERALRTQRVKQPRVASGSPVSLEDPNLCHGHNGEVVHRAEKRKRCNTDSGLPGVSADHSRKRQKVKLKSADSGQVGQLLAVSLKEEELSRSMLALDTSLIQARCSLQAAFTKVQQLLLAKQQVVTEINCLRARRVDESSLGNTVF
- the LOC124488093 gene encoding zinc finger protein 106-like isoform X1, giving the protein MPCNKSVAALSSSRRSYTNSKKLEVVELAKHKGNRAAGREHGVHERQVREWRLREDDLKKQKTTAKAAGRGQRCRWPDLEKNMASWITAQQDAGRTGSTVAIRLKASVMAKEMGHRDFTSSPSWCFRFLKRNNLSIRARTDVGQKLPDGWEEKMPRKKNWRKGLHLKAAAVARRILKASEMAKALEEKEAELKPTLQKLMISSGSQTKVNLKEMSQEANREQVKGMPRFGIELVHLSNPEGLGVDEDLPLPGLHGPSPPPAQVSPDRERALRTQRVKQPRVASGSPVSLEDPNLCHGHNGEVVHRAEKRKRCNTDSGLPGVSADHSRKRQKVKLKSADSGQVGQLLAVSLKEEELSRSMLALDTSLIQARCSLQAAFTKVQQLLLAKQQVVTEINCLRARRVDESSLGNTVF
- the LOC124488093 gene encoding zinc finger protein 106-like isoform X3, with the protein product MPCNKSVAALSSSRRSYTNSKKLEVVELAKHKGNRAAGREHGVHERQVREWRLREDDLKKQKTTAKAAGRGQRCRWPDLEKNMASWITAQQDAGRTGSTMPRKKNWRKGLHLKAAAVARRILKASEMAKALEEKEAELKPTLQKLMISSGSQTKVNLKEMSQEANREQVKGMPRFGIELVHLSNPEGLGVDEDLPLPGLHGPSPPPAQVSPDRERALRTQRVKQPRVASGSPVSLEDPNLCHGHNGEVVHRAEKRKRCNTDSGLPGVSADHSRKRQKVKLKSADSGQVGQLLAVSLKEEELSRSMLALDTSLIQARCSLQAAFTKVQQLLLAKQQVVTEINCLRARRVDESSLGNTVF
- the LOC124488093 gene encoding zinc finger protein 106-like isoform X2, with translation MPCNKSVAALSSSRRSYTNSKKLEVVELAKHKGNRAAGREHGVHERQVREWRLREDDLKKQKTTAKAAGRGQRCRWPDLEKNMASWITAQQDAGRTGSTVAIRLKASVMAKEMGHRDFTSSPSWCFRFLKRNNLSIRARTDVGQKLPDGWEEKMPRKKNWRKGLHLKAAAVARRILKASEMAKALEEKEAELKPTLQKLMISSGSQTKVNLKEMSQEANREQVKGMPRFGIELVHLSNPEGLGVDEDLPLPGLHGPSPPPAQVSPDRERALRTQRVKQPRVASGSPVSLEDPNLCHGHNGEVVHRAEKRKRCNTDSGLPGVSADHSRKRQKVKLKSDSGQVGQLLAVSLKEEELSRSMLALDTSLIQARCSLQAAFTKVQQLLLAKQQVVTEINCLRARRVDESSLGNTVF